GTTTTCTGATGTACTTCACTTGAATCATTTGTAGTTTCTTTTCCtgtataaaataagaaaaatgtgcaagttATGAACATAACAAAATGCACTTCTGGAATTGGTTCAAAACAGTTAGTAATACCTGCATTGTCCGAGTTGCATGACATGAAGGTGGTGTCACTGGAATGTGGACCTCGAGAGTCCTGATTTGGACTTTGTTCAGTTGCTTCATGCCTTGTTCCAAGTGGAGATTGTTGAATTGGAGAGTTCTGGCAGTGCTCATGCGACTTGGAACCTCCATCAGCTTGTTGAGTGACTTGGTCACCTGATTCATGTATTATTCCCAATGTAGAATTCTGAATTGCAGATTGAGGTGCCCGAGCAGCTTCTCCTTGCACTTGTTCAATTacattttcatggcttgttccAAGTGGAGGCTGCTGCCTTGTTTCATGACATGAGGGAGGTTGCTCAATTGGTTCATCTCTCAATCCATTTGCAGCGCGCTTACATTTTCGACCTCTACGGGCCATACCTGCATAATATTTGAGTGAAGAAAGGGACAAATgtaaatgtttaaaatttattgAAGCAAACACTCTACCTATAGTTTCTTTAACTTACAAATGCTATTATAAAGAAGTACTACTTGAACAATAAACTGGCATGACAAGTAACAAATGGCATTCTTCAAGAATAAACCAGGGGAAGACTATGGAGTTGTCAACAGAACAGAGAAACAAATGGAGAATATACGATTCAATGCAGCAACTAAttggaaatgaaatgaaagctACATGCTTAAGTGACTGCAAGAATATACATGGGAAATGCTTTGATCTACATCCTTTCAGCATGAAAGATATGCAGAATTTACTACTGCTAGACACGAAACTTTTTCCATATTGTTCTGAGAATGATGCCTATGATCAAAAGTTGGTATGCTTCTGCTCAATGAGGGTGCAAGTAGAAGAGTCCACGTAATTTTAACTTCAGTAATGGAGCAAACTAATAAATGATTGTCTTGAATTAACGAAATATACTTGGTCATGTGATAACCAAAACTTGCAGAGGATAATGTATTCTACCAACAAATACAACTCTTGGTTTTGTATGTTTAGGGATGGCAATCGGGTCGGTTATGAAGCTCTACTGAATACTTTTATTTCCAGATTCTGACATGGTTCTGCATTTATCAAGAACACTAATTCTATTGTTCTAAGATAGTGTCTCATCTAAACAAGAGCTCAAGCTTTACGTAGCATTGACGATTCCAAACCAAATTACTTCTCTTTTTGCCAGAGCCACATCCACAGTTAAGGGTTGACACTTAACAGTAAATGCACAAACACTTTATCCAATACAATTGTAACAGTACAAACAATACAGTCGTAGAACAGGAAGGAGACGAAGAGCATCACGGTAAAAGACTAAAAACGAGAACCCATCACCAAAAACAGATGGTTGAAATTGTACATTCAGTTCACAGTAGCAGTCTCCATTCGACCAGGCTCACCTAGAAATGTGCTTCTCAGAAACGTGCTTTTCACACCGCCACCACCCCCCAAAGCTTTTcacaccaccaccaccccccaAAGCAAACACTCTACCTAGAAATGTGCTTCTCAGAAACGGAGAAGGTGCTTGTCAGAGATGGGAATCGAATAACCTGAAAACTAAATCTACCATGCAATGCAAGAACATGTCTATCATGCAATGCAAAATTAGACACAAAATACTGAAATTACCTCAAACTATGGCTTGAATCCCTAACTTCTCGGTTTCCCCAAGCTTCAAGATCTGAACTCCACCCACCACCCAAGCTTTGAAGCCctaatttctgatttcttgCCACCAAGCCAACACAACAGCCGAATTTGGGATTTGCATGGTGCGAGCTCAACCAAGTTACCCAAATGGGTGCGAGTTCATGGACGGCATTTGACTCAAATTGGTGGTGCGAGcttgaaagagagagagaggacaaaGGCAGAGGACAACGAGAGAGGGAGAAGATGTCTGAAATAAAGGCGGTACTAATGACGCCAAAGTAAATTAGTCAAgcctcttgaatttttcaatttgtCGCGCTACTAATGACAATTTTTGTGTGTTTGGGCAAAATTTTGTTCAAGctatataacaactaaaaatttggttaaagctatatacaatataatataacaactaaaaatataacaaataaaaattttgcaagagctatatacaatataatataacaatcaaaaattttgttacaaccatataacaactaaaaatataacaaataaaaattttgttaaagctatatacaatgtaatataacaactaaaaatataaaaataattaaaaattttgagaagctAACAAAAAACATTCTTTTAATCAAAATGTTTTCGGTACTCAATTTATTTTATGCTGCTAGCAATTATGTACGGCTTGTAGTCTAACAAGCCATTGGAAGGATCGAATTAGTTTatgaaacaagaaaattaaCTTGTGAATACATGAACTTTCCATTGATAAACATTGGGATTAGAattgattgaacataaacattgaatatatatatatatattcaattccaaagcaattgccattgaactttgtgttaattagaagcttactatcacttacaagatcttactattgaacttttcaatgattaaccTTAGGCTTACACTTACAACGcattgattgaacataaacatatatatatatattcaatgttttcaattccaaagcaattgccattgaactttgtgttaattagaagcttactatcacttacaagatcttactattgaacttttcaatgattaaccTTATGCTTACACTTACAACGcattgattgaacataaacacatatgtatatatattgaatgttttcaattccaaagcaattgccaTTGAACTTTGTGTTAATTAGAGCTTACTATCACTTACAAGATCTTActattgaacttttcaatgattaaccTTAGGCTTACACTTACAACGcattgattgaacataaacatATAGTATGATCGGTTTGATCGATTTGATCGTGCTTGATCGGTTCGATCGTGTCTCCTTTTCACTTTGAAGGATAATCTAAAATTGtgactaaaccgattaaattcGATCAAAGATCAGTTAGATTAGAAAGCTCTATCGGAATTAACTTTTTGTATTGTTATtggttttaaaaataattttttcatggtgttaaaaaattatttaagaaatttatagattaaagtttcaaaaatatttcTATTGATCAAAAATTAGACCTCGGGTTATTGGGAAAAAGAATTGGCCATAATATAATGATTCACAAATGTAATATTACAGCTTACAATTAATGGAATTGCTTATAAAATAATGACCAGTATTTATGCAGCCCATTGGGCTCTTAAAATGAGTAATGGGTTCCTTGGAAAGTTGGATAGTTTTATGTTTGGTCTGAAATGATTTGCACATTCCGTACGTTGCCAatcatcttcttctccccaaATCATAGCCTCGATTGCCAATTGTTGTCATGccattaaaagaaaaatcattccaATACCATTTTTATGAATAAGACTGACGATTACTAACCAAGACTAGAAATCCAAAAACTAGACCATAGGAGTATCAATGAAAGAAAGGCCTTAAAGAGGCAAATTAATATAGTTTTAACTAATAGCACCAAGTCTTTTATCACATCTGTCAGAAGGCTTAACATGACACCGAGAGCACTAAACTCAAAGCTTTGTAAATGCCTTCAAAACTAAGAATGTCGGTCATAttagtaaaatacaaaaaaaaatgattaaaaccaTCGACAAAAGGAAATAAAGCCTAGGCCTAGCAATTAAAACAGAGAAGAATAGGGCCAGTAAGCTTCAAAGCTATAAAAGATTctaaatcaaattatattggGACAAATCAACTTCAATCCCAAGTCCATTCTTACGAACCCAACTAATTTCCTCATTTTCATTCTCAACAACAGGATTGCCAACATCACTTTGCAAATATGTGTCAACATCCATAGTTGTGCCCATGTTATATCCAGCTCTTGCAGTGGTAGAGATAACCACTTGCCAATCCTTATCAGTTGGATCTTCCACATAAAAAACTTGTGATGCTTGTGAAGCGAGTATAAATGGCTCAACATGAGGCCTCACGTTTgcaaaattgactaaagtaaACCCATTAGCATCTTGTTTCATTCTCGAACCATTTGATATCCAATCACATTCGAATAACACCACCCGATGACCTCCGTAAATTAATTCAATCATATTTTTCAAGACGCCGAAGTAAACtagttcactcaaaactggattttgatccCTTATACTTGCAAAACTGGATGTTGTTGCATTGACTGTAACACCACTATTctgcgtttttcttttcttctcaacttCTTTGGTGTGAAACCGAAATCCATTAACAACAAACCTGTCATGTTGGATTCCAACAACATCTGGACCTTTAGCAAGGAACCTCAACTCTCTCAACACCGAAACATTTTGAGGAAGTTCTAACTTGTCaatctgtaaaaaaaaaaagagtaaataaataaaaaaaaaaagatgaaactaTATTTGAAGTCCTACAATTCAAATTGTACTTAATATTCAGAATTTTACTTACATGTTCAGCAAACCAACATGCAAAATTTTCGCTGTGCAAGCGCTCTTTTAGATGCTGTGGAATTTGAGGATGTCCTTCTTCTATCAATATACGATGCTGCCTAGAAGTACATGAGTCAAAATTGTAATCATGCATTGAAttctacaataaaattttaatgcatCAAGTTGTAGTTGAACTTACTCTATGTAAGGTGTGACAGCatcacaattaaataaaatatactgATGTGCTTTACTCAAGATATGAGCATCAAAGACTGTTGGCTTGCCCCTCCCCAAAGGATGTCCTGATTCAGAGAATATatctaaaccatcttcaatttccttatgtacttcttcatttctgcttgGACGATTGAATTTTGTCTCAACATAGTCCGCAAGATACAATGAGCAAAAGTTAATGCATTCTTCTGCCAAGTACCCTTGAGCAATCGAACCTTCAGGCCTACTTTTATTTCGAACATAAGATTTTAATGTTCCTAAGTACCTAAAGTATCATCATTCCAACCTCTCTAATTAGTTCCACAAatcaaagaaagcaaaaaaggaATAAACATTTAAGGCATAATGAGAATTACAAGCAGTACCTCTCTATAGGATACATCCAACGATAATACACCGGCCCACCTAATTTCACTTCAGTTGCCAAATGAACAACTAAATGCACCATGACATCGAAGAAGGTTGGTGGGAAGCATTTCTCAAGATCGCAGAGTATGACGGCAATTTCACTTTCCAAACGAACCACATCTTGAGGACaaataactttagaacaaaGCTGCCTGAAGTATCTACTCAATCGAATCAAAGGATAGCGCACTGATTTTGGCAAAGTCTTTTTCAAAGCTATAGGCATCAATTGCTGCATTAGGATATGATTATCATGACTTTTAAGCCCTGAAATTCTTGGTGATTTTACTCGAACGCATCTTGAGACATTAGCTGCATAACCATCTGGAACTTTCACTTTTTTAGCACATTGCAAAACatagttttctgttttttatcCATTGCAAAGGAAGATGGAGGTAAGTACACCTTTCCAGGTTCTGTCTCAATGGGATGCAGCTCTTTTCTTATTCCCATTTCTCTCAAATCACGGCGGGAATTATAATGGTCCTTTGCTTTATCCTCAATATCCAGCAATGTCCCCCAAATATTTTCACAAACATTCTTCTCAATGTGCATGAAGTCAAGATTGTGTCTTAAGACATTATCTTTCCAATATGGCAAGTCAAAGAAAATACTCCTCTTTTTCCAATTGAAAGGCAGCTTCGGATTACCTTTCACaagttttccaaatttaatttgcaAGTCTCCCAATTCACTCACAATCATATCCCCGGTTTGCAATGGTGGTCGCTTTCCATGTTCTTCGGTGCCATCAAAGAATTGGGCTTGCTTTCTAAATTTATGCTTACTATCTAAGAATCTCCGATGACCATATAGCAATATTTGAAACTATGAGTCAACCGTCGTGCATGAGTGAACTTGTGACAAACAGGACAAGCATATTCACCTTTAGTGCTCCAGCCAGATAACATTGCATATCCAGGGAAATCACTAATGGTCCACAACAGAGCTGcatgcaattgaaaattttctttttgggatgCATCATAAGTTTGAATGCCAAAATCCCACAATTCGGTCAATTCTTTAACTAGAGGCTGTAGATAAACATCAATATTATTCCCAGGAGAGGATGGTCCGGGTATTAACAAGGACAACATGAAGTACGGTTGCTTCATACACATCCACGGAGGTAAGTTATATGGTATTAAAACTACAGGCCAAGTACTGTGTGTAGAACTCATGTTGTTGAATGGATTAAACCCGTCAGATGCCAACCCCAATCTAACATTTCGACAATCCTTAGCAAATTCTGGATGTAGATGGTCAAAAGTTTGCCAAGCTGGAGAATCAGCTGGATGTCTCATACAACCATCTTTTGTACGTTTTTCCTCATGCCATCTCatttgagatgcaattttagaagacataaatagTCTTTGTAATCTAGGTTTTAAGGGAAAATGCCACAACactttttgaggaattttccttttttccccaGTTGGATCATTTTCTGAAGCAACCCACCTAAGCTCGTTACATGTTTCGCATGAAGTTCTTTTTTCAGCACTACCCCAATAAAGAGAACAATCATTAGGACATGCATCGATCTTTTCATAACCCAGCCCCAATGTATTCATCAA
This sequence is a window from Coffea eugenioides isolate CCC68of chromosome 7, Ceug_1.0, whole genome shotgun sequence. Protein-coding genes within it:
- the LOC113777374 gene encoding uncharacterized protein LOC113777374; its protein translation is MKKGKPTVFDAHILSKAHQYILFNCDAVTPYIEQHRILIEEGHPQIPQHLKERLHSENFACWFAEHIDKLELPQNVSVLRELRFLAKGPDVVGIQHDRFVVNGFRFHTKEVEKKRKTQNSGVTVNATTSSFASIRDQNPVLSELVYFGVLKNMIELIYGGHRVVLFECDWISNGSRMKQDANGFTLVNFANVRPHVEPFILASQASQVFYVEDPTDKDWQVVISTTARAGYNMGTTMDVDTYLQSDVGNPVVENENEEISWVRKNGLGIEVDLSQYNLI
- the LOC113777375 gene encoding uncharacterized protein LOC113777375; amino-acid sequence: MGVCVTKMEAYDHLKVVGFIKGYNNWIAHGELSNYNEATSNSENTSIGVSNGTNDMQDLVHDVFGIPHGTNELNREGDIPVSEAEKFYKLIDDSQQDLYSGCKNFSKLSFIIRLLHLKCLGKMSNKIFNMLVELLREAFPEAMTNLPSSYYEAEKLMNTLGLGYEKIDACPNDCSLYWGSAEKRTSCETCNELRWVASENDPTGEKRKIPQKVLWHFPLKPRLQRLFMSSKIASQMRWHEEKRTKDGCMRHPADSPAWQTFDHLHPEFAKDCRNVRLGLASDGFNPFNNMSSTHSTWPVVLIPYNLPPWMCMKQPYFMLSLLIPGPSSPGNNIDVYLQPLVKELTELWDFGIQTYDASQKENFQLHAALLWTISDFPGYAMLSGWSTKDSKHKFRKQAQFFDGTEEHGKRPPLQTGDMIVSELGDLQIKFGKLVKGNPKLPFNWKKRSIFFDLPYWKDNVLRHNLDFMHIEKNVCENIWGTLLDIEDKAKDHYNSRRDLREMGIRKELHPIETEPGKVYLPPSSFAMDKKQKTMFCNVLKK